ACTttttttagatggacaaaagttggatgaatgagcCCGATAGACTATTATCGCCTGCATACTCTGAAGGGGTTAAAAATTTCTTGACACAAGCACAAATTCATGCAAGTGGAAGGAATCGCATTCGGTGTCCATGCCGTACATGCCTTAACAATCTGTGGCTGCCTATATTTGAGGTGGAAACCCATTTGTTCATGaaagggatcaatccaaattacacACAATGTGGAGATATCTCGAATGAGGTTATACCCGAAGATGATTACATCGATGACATGCAGCAGATGTTGGATGACATGCGTGCAGGCACCTTTGTTGATGTGCCACAAGAGAACATTGGATCATCAATACGGCCACCAATTCCTGAAGATTCACCAGCAACGTCTTTTGACAAGCTACTGGAGGATGCCCGACGTCCTCTTTTCGACGGGTGTACAACATTTACAAAGTTTTCGTTCATTGTTAAGTTATTACACATCAAATCTATCGGTGGATGGTCAATTAGATCATTTGACATGCTCCTTGATCTGTTGCGGTCTTCCTTTCCTGATGCGCTCTTAccacaatcatatgaggagtcaAAGTCTTTGGAGCGCAGGTTGGGTTTCAATTACCATAAAATCCATGCGTGCCCCAacgactgcatcttattctggaaggaatATGCCACGCTTAATGAATGCCCTGTATGTAAGGCTTCGAGGTGGATGCCAAATGACAGGGGACCCCGCGTCatacctcaaaaagtgttgcGCCATTTTCCGTTGAAACCGAGATTGCAGCGTCTTTTTATGTCTGCGAAGATAGCAggtgatatgagatggcataaagagcatCGGGCAATAGAAGATAGTAGTATGAGACATCCGGCTGACTCTGAGTCTTGGAAGAAATTGGATGAACATCATAGTTGGTTCGCTGCGGATCCTCGCAATGTTAGGCTCGGACTAGCAAGTGACGGCTTCACTCCCTTCAACAACTTGGCGAAACCTCATAGCATTTGGCCTGTGATCCTTGTCCCGTATAACTTGCCGCCATGGTCATGCATGAAGGACCAATTCTTGATAACATCTCTGATTattccagggccaaggtcaccagggAATGAGATCGATGTTTACTTGCAACCGTTGCTGGATGAGTTGCTTGAACTCTGGGAATATGGGGTACCTACCTATGATGCCTCAAGTAAGGAGACGTTTACGTTGCATGCTGCATTgttgtggacaatcaatgactttcctgcCTACGGGAATCTCTCTGGCTGGTCAACAAAGGGAAAATTAGCTTGTCCGTCTTGTAATGCTGACACGgactccaattggttgaaatatggccgaaaacattgttatatgggacaccgACGTTTCTTACAGCCAGATCACATGTGGAGAAGGAGGAAAGGGTTGTTCAAcggtaaagaagatcatcgcATGCCACCAAGGGATATGGGAGGATACGATATTCTAACTCAATTGCAGATGATTGGGGATGTGACGTTTGGCAAATCTCTTAGGAAGAGAAAACGTACTGCCGAAGAGCTGAATTGGACAAAGTGCAGCATATTCTTCACGTTACCTTACTGGTCAACACTTCGACTTCGgcataatttagatgttatgcatattgagaagaatattgccGAGAACGTCTTATTCACTTTAATGACCAGTTCAGGAAAaactaaggataatatcaattcaaggCGTGACCTGGAGTTATTGGGctatagaaaagaattacatttgaggcgtgaaggtgatcatgtaacaatgccgcatgcactgtacacattacatggagatgaaaggaagaagttatgtgaGTGGCTACGCGATATCAAATTTCCAGACGGGTTCTCTTCCAATATCTCGAACTGTCTTTCTACACGTGATTGCAAAATCATTGGGTTGAAAAGCCACGACTGTCATGTTTTCCTTCAAAGACTACTCCCAATTGCTGCAGGGGGTTTTTAAGAAGTGACATTGCCttggctttgactgaacttagcactttcttcaaagagttgtgcgCTCGCACACTGGATCTGAATCGCCTATCCCAGCTCCAAACTGATATAGTCACCATTCTATGCAAactggagatgatattccctcccTCCTTTTTCGATATCATGGTCCATCTAGCTGTCCATTTGCCCCGTGAGGCTATACTAgggggtccagtacaatataggtggatgtacccattTGAGAAATATCTAGGCAaattcaagcggtatgttaagaataaggctcgaccagaaggttcaatagccgaggcctacattcacactgaatgcctgacattttgctccatatacctccaagatgttgagacCAAGTTCAATCGAGTGGACCGCAACATTGATGCTGATGAAGAGGAAACTATAGATGGATTCCGCATTTTTAACCAGAAAGTTCGTCCCTTGGGAACATCATCGaatgtgcaattagaagataaattCTTTAAGGCAGCCATCTGGTATGTGCTCAACAATTGTCCGGAGATTGGACCCTATATACAGTAAGCATCAATCTCTTTACTGCAAAATCTACTTCCATTCAAACTTAATAAGTTTGCATATATGCATGACCATAACGCCAAATTTTATAGTTGCGATTATGTTCTCCAAATGTAGGGAACACTACGAGAAATGTAGTGTGCAACACCCAAACAGCATCGTGAGCACGCATCAATCCGAGTTTGCAACTTGGTTCAAGCACCGTGTAAGTTCTCCTCCATACTTATCTACGTtgagatattataaatttatttgacatgttttgaaattatgaaaataataaattatgatCCATCTTCAACAATATTGGTATAGATCCAGGAACATCGTACCCAGAAT
The genomic region above belongs to Carya illinoinensis cultivar Pawnee chromosome 4, C.illinoinensisPawnee_v1, whole genome shotgun sequence and contains:
- the LOC122306950 gene encoding uncharacterized protein LOC122306950 translates to MDKSWMNEPDRLLSPAYSEGVKNFLTQAQIHASGRNRIRCPCRTCLNNLWLPIFEVETHLFMKGINPNYTQCGDISNEVIPEDDYIDDMQQMLDDMRAGTFVDVPQENIGSSIRPPIPEDSPATSFDKLLEDARRPLFDGCTTFTKFSFIVKLLHIKSIGGWSIRSFDMLLDLLRSSFPDALLPQSYEESKSLERRLGFNYHKIHACPNDCILFWKEYATLNECPVCKASRWMPNDRGPRVIPQKVLRHFPLKPRLQRLFMSAKIAGDMRWHKEHRAIEDSSMRHPADSESWKKLDEHHSWFAADPRNVRLGLASDGFTPFNNLAKPHSIWPVILVPYNLPPWSCMKDQFLITSLIIPGPRSPGNEIDVYLQPLLDELLELWEYGVPTYDASSKETFTLHAALLWTINDFPAYGNLSGWSTKGKLACPSCNADTDSNWLKYGRKHCYMGHRRFLQPDHMWRRRKGLFNGKEDHRMPPRDMGGYDILTQLQMIGDVTFGKSLRKRKRTAEELNWTKCSIFFTLPYWSTLRLRHNLDVMHIEKNIAENVLFTLMTSSGKTKDNINSRRDLELLGYRKELHLRREGDHVTMPHALYTLHGDERKKLCEWLRDIKFPDGFSSNISNCLSTRDCKIIGLKSHDCHVFLQRLLPIAAGGF